The genomic segment CGACTATTAATTCGTATAAtttaagtgttcgtgaacgtgcatgagtgtgggcgagtgaagcaaaacagtgcatcgtgattcttctggttctctcaagttgtccataggaggtctcagtaaagcaccataACTTTACTgtgactcaaagggtgggaaggggtatcatctatcatccttcattatatcattacttgatctcattttgtaactcgtatcacataaatatttgaaaatggcacaaatcaagtcgacctcgacgtgtattgccaacatcatcaaaaaagaagaagaagtactcGTACGTCACTGTTGTTACTTCGCCAAGTAGGAATAGGACATACCTTACAAGTGTGCTTTACATGCtacatttagaataaaatacttTAGCAACCAAAAGCACGATGGGTATTATGGCCACAATCTTAGTATACCTATTAAGATTGACAGGCTGCTGACGTTCTACCCAATGccttatttgaaattaaaaaaaatatagaagtaATGATTGCAGCCGATTTTCTTGAGTACTGTGATGTGCCCATAACCTTTTTCGAGAGCTGGATCCAACCGACTGATCCAAGAAACTTTTGCAACTATTTATATCAGGTCCAATCCACATTCAAGTCCGTTATTCCGAAACTTCTGTAAGGTGTTTCGCAGTCTCAGTAAATAGTCCATCTCGTAAAATTCTAATGTAAACATACCTCCtttcttttgtttcatttgaacaccaattaaaaaatattacctcTTTCCACAGACACAAGCTAGACGTAGTGTCGGCGGGCAAGAACACGGTGCGCATCCAGAAGACGATCTGCTCGGGCTTCTTCCGGAACGCGGCCAAAAAGGACCCGCAGGAAGGCTACCGCACGCTGGTCGACAGCCAGGTCGTCTACATACACCCCTCCAGCGCGCTGTTCAATAGGCAGCCTGAGTGGTGAGTAGAATGGGACGTtgggggccatccataaagtacttCACAcgattttcatgatttttttaacccccctccgtccttgtcacaggtggtcacatttctgagacccccccctccctagtgtgacgtcacatgttttgcaatttcacatcgaaaaattattaaattaacagcagttccgaaattagttttatttctatttaaattaagtattttttatatgaaatcaacattatatcaaatatttgaaacaattgaaatgtgatgtcacgaaatttaggacccctcccaccccttgtcacaccatgtcacactttgtcaacaccctccccccctctttacgtgtgacgtactttatggatgaccccttggCAATAGAAGCAGACATTCTATAGCTTTAAATGTCGGcttaatgcttcaaccacaccaacgcgtgcaaatcgccatcgccggccCGATCACGGCGCGACCATAGGCCAATAGTGGACTGTCATATAtcacctgtcattggcctatgatcgcgccggcaatctgcacgcgttggtgtggttgaactTGAAGCGTAACTTATCCATGACTGAATCCTCAtaattaggcggttatcacactgcgccgcgctccgccgcggtacgcgggacgacagatttaatcattgtatgcaagtacctcagtttgtatagaaaacacgcgcggcacttcacactgacaacgtgtctgcgcgcgggattgtttttatatgaaatcacgcgctccgcggccgagcgcggcgcagtgtgataaccgccataAGGTGTTCTTAACtacgctcaccagttagcgccactggcAAGTGAGGTCCTTGCTTTTGGCTAAGACAATGGCGCCAATCggtgagcgctgaagcggtaggaGGACTAGCGCATTTGCAATCACCAGGTTGGCGGCACTGTCGAGTATAATCCTATATCCCCAGTGACGTCGACTGGCTAAATGTAAACCTTCCAAAAgacaaggttttttttttatttaaagcctggtccgtgagcacgtagaatcccgtccaatgaccccaagctgcccatccttgtcgctcgcacgtaattatgttgctgtcgcgctcgcacactcactgcgggcgcgcgtcacacagtcgcgacagcaatataattacgcgcgagcgataaggatgggtagcttggggtcattggacgggattctacgtgctcacggaccaggtttTAGAAACTACAATCTGTAGACAGGTCCGcacttttttcagttttttttaagttaacatTTCGCTCCTTAGGTGGTTATTATAAAGACAAGGTTTCTAACTCTTCATTTTATTGCAGGGTAATCTACCACGAACTGGTGCAAACCACCAAGGAGTACATGCGCGAGGTGACCACCATCGACCCCAAGTGGCTGGTGGAGTTCGCGCCCGCCTTCTTCAAGTTCTCGGACCCCACCAAGCTGTCCAAGTTCAAGAAGAACCAGCGTCTCGAGCCGCTCTACAACAAGTACGAGGAGCCCAACGCCTGGAGAATATCGCGCGTCCGCAGGAGAAGGAATTAGGAACGGACGCAAATAAATTCTACcgaataatatattttgtttcGTTTCTGTTTATCCCACCTGTGTATTGTACAATGCTCCTACGATTACAGAAATCGAAAAAACGACAAGTACCAAGTGTACGTACGAGTCTTTATTTGCAAGCCTCTAGCACTGTGTGTGGGGTGTCATACCGATAAGATTGGTCAGCTGCTGGTTTGGCTCATGGTGGAATCACGATGGAATGTTCCTACCTGTGATCCTATCACAATGTTTGAGATAAGAtatttgtaagctgtttgttttctgaataaaataaaataaaataaaataattaccaaGTAAGGGCAGGACCGGTCCACGGTaatattatcatattattaccgtgaccggtctttgtggaaatccttggtggacgtctttcggctgagcTGAAGGGCTGTAGCACTATACCTCCTCCATCCAATTTcctcaaagaaaattaattaaaacgcaTTTTAATACTTCATTGCTCCTGATGGTATGGTATAACAGAACGCATTGTCATTAATGTCAAATTTGAACTCGATTGGATTTTTGACAGATCGCAATTTTTTGGTGCAAATTACACAATTTTTTGTGTGGAATAATTGGAAATAATGTCCTAAAACTAGTTGGCTGGATTATTTATAAACAGCAAGAAATGAACTGTAAAATTTGCTGTTAATAAATTGATTGACTTGAAGGAAAATGGATTTCTTTTCGGAGATAATCGGGGAGACCGTGATACTGGGAATAGATTCCCTCATACTTGGTTTCTGCGTGAGACAGCTGAGCAAATGTAAACACATACTAAACGCGCTACAAGTAAGCTACTCATTTTTTAAAGCAATATGTTTCAATACTTTTGTTGAGTACGAAAAAACACGTTTTCTATAATgctaactaatttatttttctaattagaCAGCTCCTGTACTGGATATAGACAACACCCTAAacaaggaaataaataaataccccaACAATACAATCCCTTATGTAGTGATCAGAGGGCTTGTCAAGCCTCTGGGCACTCCTATCACCAGCAACTACAACAATAATGTTACTGGAGTGGTGCAAAGGTAAGCTgatattttattgaataacttttatttaataagtacTCTTACAGTCATTCAACTAAAAATTATTgaagtatgtacctacattttgaattttttaataatatccaaATTCAAATGGTAAAGGCCTCAATATGAAATTACCTCCATTCTCCTCTAATGAAAGACCAACCCAGAGAAGGCCTTGTAGTCTGGACCTACGTTAAAACTGATGTTAACTTGATTTCAGGTTAACAATAAAAGAGCATGTTATAGCTCGGACGTCAGCCGGCTTCTGGTCGGATCAGACCCGCACCATACATGAGGTCTGCAACTCCACGCCTTTCGTCCTGAACAATGGGAAATACAGCATCGAGGTGGTGGATGCACTTGCCGCAGAGTTACTTGGTATGAATGTAAAAGGGCTTTTTGTCTCTATTGTGTAATGTTTCTAGTTCTCATATTGGAAATTCGTTAAATTTTCCATACAAAACCGCAATGTCATACTTTAACacctaatataataaaattatctctTTTGTCTATTTAGATATGGATGTTATATCAGACAAGTTTGAGCCTATGTCCCCTGGAGTCATCGACCACGTGTGGGGCTTCTTCTCTGGAGTCCGGCAGCGGGGGCTGCAGACCATGGAGGAGATGCTCCGGGATGGCTCCTACATTTCTGCCATCGGAGAGCTGAGCAGAAGCAAGACTGGTGCTCTGAAGATACAACCACCGAAAGATGGCCTCCCATTGTACTTGACTACAGCTACTAAATCCAGTTTACTAAAAAGACTGGCCAGTTCCAGGGATTTTCTAAGGTTAGAATCAGTTTTTTAACAATCTATTTACCATCTAATCTCTTTACAATCAATGTGTAGAAACAAGATGATAAAACAAACAGAAACAGAACTGTAATAAAATGGCATaatacaaacaattttcaaACGTAACTTCTTTAATTATTTAacgctttattttaatt from the Ostrinia nubilalis chromosome 5, ilOstNubi1.1, whole genome shotgun sequence genome contains:
- the LOC135071650 gene encoding mitochondrial E3 ubiquitin protein ligase 1, with amino-acid sequence MDFFSEIIGETVILGIDSLILGFCVRQLSKCKHILNALQTAPVLDIDNTLNKEINKYPNNTIPYVVIRGLVKPLGTPITSNYNNNVTGVVQRLTIKEHVIARTSAGFWSDQTRTIHEVCNSTPFVLNNGKYSIEVVDALAAELLDMDVISDKFEPMSPGVIDHVWGFFSGVRQRGLQTMEEMLRDGSYISAIGELSRSKTGALKIQPPKDGLPLYLTTATKSSLLKRLASSRDFLRVLLVVFGSVAAVASCRIAYKYLRRRRRREAEDSIKKQLALGRRERRAHAREKNLTEVQLCVVCTENPKEIILLPCGHVCLCEDCSDNINDNCPICRERIESRAPAFIT